The genomic region CGGTCAACACCTGGCCCATGATCACTTCATCAACCTGTGCACCGTCCAGCCCGGTCTGCTCGAGCAACTGGCGGATCACCGCCGCGCCCAGATCCACCGCGGACACGCTGGCCAGCGAACCCTGAAAACTGCCGATCGCGGTACGCGTGGCGGCAACAATTACGACGTCTTGCATTTTCGAATTCCTCACTGGGCAGCGAACTGCATTTCCGGTACGTGATCCGGGACGATCAGTTTACCAGCGGTTTTGGCGACGATTTCCTCGACGCTGACGCCAGGTGCGCGTTCCTTGAGGACAAAAGCGCCATTTTCGATTTCCAGGTAGGCGAGGTCGGTCAGCACGCGCTTGATGCAACCGGCGCCAGTCAGCGGCAGGCTGCATTTGGCCAACAGTTTCGACTCACCATCCTTCGATGCGTGGGTCATGATCACGATGATGTTGTCGGCGCCGGCCACCAGATCCATCGCGCCGCCCATGCCCTTGACCAGTTTGCCGGGGATCATCCACGAGGCGATGTTGCCTTCGACGTCGACTTCGAACGCGCCGAGCACGGTCAGATCGACATGGCCGCCGCGAATCATCGCAAAGGACTCGGCGGAGTTGAAAATCGACGCGCCGATGCGTGCGGTCACGGTCTGTTTGCCGGCGTTGATCATGTCGGCATCAATGGTGTCTTCGGTCGGAAACGGGCCCATGCCGAGCAGGCCGTTTTCCGATTGCAGCATGACTTCCATGCCTTCGGGAATGTAGTTGGCGACCAGGGTCGGAATGCCGATGCCGAGGTTTACGTAAAAGCCATCCTGCATTTCGCGGGCGACGCGCTGAGCCATTTGTTCGCGGGTAAGTGCCATGTTTTTATTCTCCGTCAGCCTGAATTATTTGCGGATGGTGCGCTGTTCGATGCGTTTTTCGAACGTGCCGCAAATGACCCGATCGACGTAGATGCCCGGGGTGTGGATCTGCGAGGGGTCGAGTTCGCCGGGTTCGACGATTTCTTCGACTTCAACCACGGTGATCTTGCCGGCGGTGGCGGCGAGCGGGTTGAAGTTCTGCGCGGTGTGACGGTAGACGACGTTGCCGAAGTGGTCGGCTTTCCAGCCTTTGACGATGGCGAAGTCGCCGGTGATGGATTCTTCCATCAGGTACTTGCGACCCTTGAATTCACGCACTTCCTTGCCTTCGGCAACCGGAGTGCCGACGCCGGTGGCGGTGAAGAAAGCCGGAATGCCGGCGCCGCCTGCGCGCATCTTCTCGGCGAGGGTGCCTTGTGGGGTCAGGATGACTTCGATGTCGCCCTTGAGCAGTTGCTCTTCGAACAGCTTGTTCTCGCCGACATAAGAGGCGATGACTTTGCTGATCTGACGGTCGGTGAGCAGCACGCCGAGGCCGAAACCGTCGACGCCGCAGTTGTTGGAGACGACGGTGAGGTCGCGGGTGCCTTTGCGCTTGATCTCGGCGATCAGGTTTTCCGGAATGCCGCACAGACCGAAGCCGCCGGCGATGACGGTCATGCCGTCCTCAAGCCCGGCCAGGGCTTCCTCGTAGGAACTCACGCGCTTGTCGAAACCTGCCATATGCACCTCTTTTATTATTTGCGGGCGGCTGGCTAGCCGAATGGTTGGAGTGTCGCGCTGGTGGATATATTTGTTAAGTTGATTTTTAAGGTCGATTGATTGATAAAGCTCAATAGTCGCGTTATGGCGTGCTGCTTTGATCGTTCCCACGCTCCGCGTGGTAATGCCTCTAGGGACGCTCCGCGTCCAGTGACGCGGAGCGTCACGTGCTGCGTTCCCACGCAGGAGCGTGGGAACGATCATCATGGCTTGCCGCTTAACGCTTGTAGCTTACAACTGGAGCGAAGCGAGCATGACCATCAAACAGATCCGCGCCTTCCTCGCCGTGGCCCAGAGCCTCAGCTTCGCCGTGGCCTGCGAGCGCCTGCACCTGTCGCAATCAGCCTTGAGCCTGACCATCAAAGCGCTGGAAGAGGGCCTCGGCGGGCGCCTGTTCAGCCGCAATACACGCAACGTCGCGCTGACGGCCGAAGGCGAATCCTTGCTGCCACTGGCGCGACGGCTGATCGCCGACTGGGACAACGCCGAAGACGAAATGCGCCAGCGCTTCAGCTTGCAGCGCGGGCGGGTGACGCTGGCGGCGATGCCGTCGTTTGCCGGCAACCTGCTGCCGCCGATCCTCAAGACCTTTCGTGCGCGTTATCCGAACGTCAATGTCACGGTCAATGACGTGATCAACGAGCAAGTGCTGGAGATGGTTCGTGATCGCCAGGTTGAACTGGGCGTGGCGTTCGAGCCGATGCAGAACACTTCAATGACGTTTACGCCGTTATACATGGATCGCTTCGTCGCAGTGGTGTCGAAGGATTCGCCACTGGCGCAGCGCGGCGAGATCGACTGGCAGACGTTGTTGCAGGAGCCGTTCATCACGTTGCAGCGGCCCTCGACGGTGCGGGTGATGCTCGAAGAGCACTTGCAGGCGCGGGGCATGAAGTTGCCGGTGGAGTTTGAGAGCCATCAATTGGCGACCGTCGGGCGGATGGTCGCCAGTGGTCTGGGCGTCAGCGCCGTGCCAGCGTTGTGCGCCGAGCAGATGCAGGAGCTGGGCGCCCACTGTCTGACCCTGGATGACTCGGTGGAGCGGGCGATTGGTGTGCTGACCGAGCCGGGCAATGAACTGTCGGCAGCGGCGCAGGCGTTGTTCGATATTCTCAAGGCTGAAGATCTCGGGCGACTGTGAGATCTACCCCCTCACCCCAACCCTCTCCCCCA from Pseudomonas tensinigenes harbors:
- a CDS encoding LysR family transcriptional regulator; its protein translation is MTIKQIRAFLAVAQSLSFAVACERLHLSQSALSLTIKALEEGLGGRLFSRNTRNVALTAEGESLLPLARRLIADWDNAEDEMRQRFSLQRGRVTLAAMPSFAGNLLPPILKTFRARYPNVNVTVNDVINEQVLEMVRDRQVELGVAFEPMQNTSMTFTPLYMDRFVAVVSKDSPLAQRGEIDWQTLLQEPFITLQRPSTVRVMLEEHLQARGMKLPVEFESHQLATVGRMVASGLGVSAVPALCAEQMQELGAHCLTLDDSVERAIGVLTEPGNELSAAAQALFDILKAEDLGRL
- a CDS encoding CoA transferase subunit A — its product is MAGFDKRVSSYEEALAGLEDGMTVIAGGFGLCGIPENLIAEIKRKGTRDLTVVSNNCGVDGFGLGVLLTDRQISKVIASYVGENKLFEEQLLKGDIEVILTPQGTLAEKMRAGGAGIPAFFTATGVGTPVAEGKEVREFKGRKYLMEESITGDFAIVKGWKADHFGNVVYRHTAQNFNPLAATAGKITVVEVEEIVEPGELDPSQIHTPGIYVDRVICGTFEKRIEQRTIRK
- a CDS encoding CoA transferase subunit B, which encodes MALTREQMAQRVAREMQDGFYVNLGIGIPTLVANYIPEGMEVMLQSENGLLGMGPFPTEDTIDADMINAGKQTVTARIGASIFNSAESFAMIRGGHVDLTVLGAFEVDVEGNIASWMIPGKLVKGMGGAMDLVAGADNIIVIMTHASKDGESKLLAKCSLPLTGAGCIKRVLTDLAYLEIENGAFVLKERAPGVSVEEIVAKTAGKLIVPDHVPEMQFAAQ